ATCATCGTGCCCTTCTGGATGCGGTCAAGGTTCCGCGTCATGCGTTCGCTCGACGCCGCGACCTTCGCATCCAGCGATTCCATGGACGATTCGATCTTGGCCGCGTTACGGGAGAACATGTCCCGCATCGTCACCACGATGCCCATGCCGAGGTCGTTGATCATTTGCGGTTCCGCTCCAGTTCGGACTTCTCAAAGGCAAGCTGCCGCTCGAGCGCGTCTACAAATTCGCGGCGCACCCCGAGCGGCAGCGACACAATCTCGTTGTATCCCCAATGCAACCCGCCGTAGGCGAGGAAGAAAGCGTCCGCTACAACCGAACGTTCGGGAACAAGAAAGGGGGTTCGGCCTCCAGTCGCGTGACGATGCGCGCGCCGCAGGACGAACAGACCGTGTGGATACTGGTGTCTATACCGCCGTCCACGCGCCGCATCTCCGCCCGGAGCGCGTTCAGGTCGAACGCGGGCAGTTCCGCGAGCGAGTTCTTGTTCGGGGCCTTGCCGTCGATCTCTTTCACGCGCATGAGCATGGCGGAATGGAGGCTCGGCTCTTTGAGGGAAGCCAGACGCTTTTCCATGTGGCCGTCGAGCAGCGTGAAGATGACGGGCTTCTTCGTGCGCGGCAGGTCGAATATGAACTCCCGCTCCGACCCGTAGGACGTTACCTCGAGATCGTCCAGGGCAATATGCACGTCTGTGCTCTCGCCGCAATCCTTGGCGGGGCAGGTGAGCGTAAGATTCACCTCGTCGCCGAAGGAGATCTGGCGGAGTTTTACGAGGAGGAACAACCGGTCTCCGGACAACATGTCCAGAATGTCCTTGGCGGCGATTTCCGTTTTGTCTCCGAGCCGGACCAGGCAGTTGCGGAGCACTTGGTTGACGCTTTCGCCGTCCTTCATGAGACGGCGGTTCGTGAGCAGCGACTCTTCCGCGCCCGTCATTTCACGCAGTTCCGCTTCGAGTCCGCTGGGCAGTGTGAAGGTATACATGAGTCCGGTTCCTTTCCTGAAGAGCGAGAGCGCGGGAAAGGTTCCCTTCGGGGGGAACCTTCCCCGCGGCGGTTCCTACGTCCAATACTGGTAGCAGATGGTGATCTTCTCGATGGTGTTTTCCGTGTTGCTGCCTTCGAGGTCGTCGTATTCGAGGGTCTTGATCCAGGCGCCGTGCAGCGTCCACCGGCGCGTCTCGTTGCCGGTGCGGTCGTACCGCACGACGTCCACATCGCGCATGTACTCATTGGGCAGGCTACCGGTTCCGGCGTTCACGTCCACCTGTTTCTGGATCCACTCGCGCGCGGCCTGGTCCGAGCCATCCTGCAGGACGCCCTTCTCCAACGTGATGTCCTCGAATTTCACGCGGCCCG
This region of Candidatus Hydrogenedentota bacterium genomic DNA includes:
- a CDS encoding phage tail protein codes for the protein MNAAGNMPKSLYQNWQFTVEVNGFDVALFKKGQEPKTEFEEVAFAPGGSIFDQKVAGRVKFEDITLEKGVLQDGSDQAAREWIQKQVDVNAGTGSLPNEYMRDVDVVRYDRTGNETRRWTLHGAWIKTLEYDDLEGSNTENTIEKITICYQYWT